One stretch of Amycolatopsis sp. NBC_00345 DNA includes these proteins:
- a CDS encoding DUF6292 family protein, producing MLLSRPDLLSSLPTGDDHQILRSALEGYVNAVAAAVGVPPEGTSFEVTDTVTAYLGLSRRAAQYPGRDLMLVWSARQGWAVSVETRPAEVPLVLSRLGGDVVPSPEAVGRFVTEVVSRTGGTPLGAPPARVAADDEDLAARMLRRAGQT from the coding sequence ATGCTCCTGTCCAGACCCGACCTTCTCTCGTCGCTGCCCACAGGTGACGACCACCAGATTCTGCGCAGCGCCCTCGAGGGTTACGTGAACGCTGTCGCCGCCGCCGTCGGCGTTCCGCCGGAAGGAACGTCGTTCGAAGTCACCGACACGGTCACCGCGTACCTCGGCCTCAGCCGGCGTGCGGCGCAGTACCCGGGCCGCGACCTGATGCTGGTGTGGAGCGCACGCCAGGGCTGGGCCGTCTCGGTGGAGACGCGTCCGGCCGAGGTGCCGCTGGTGCTCTCCCGCCTCGGCGGCGATGTCGTCCCCTCGCCCGAGGCCGTCGGCCGGTTCGTCACCGAGGTGGTCTCCCGGACCGGCGGCACGCCTCTCGGCGCCCCGCCCGCCCGGGTTGCCGCCGACGACGAGGACCTGGCCGCCCGGATGCTCCGGCGCGCCGGACAGACGTGA